Proteins encoded in a region of the Zea mays cultivar B73 chromosome 2, Zm-B73-REFERENCE-NAM-5.0, whole genome shotgun sequence genome:
- the LOC103646020 gene encoding abscisic acid receptor PYL5 isoform X2, whose amino-acid sequence MVGLVGGSTARAEHVVANAGGEAEYVRRMHRHAPTEHQCTSTLVKHIKAPVHLVWELVRRFDQPQRYKPFVRNCVVRGDQLEVGSLRDVNVNPGLPATTSTERLEQLDDDLHILGVKFVGGDHRLQS is encoded by the exons ATGGTGGGTCTCGTCGGCGGCAGCACGGCGCGGGCGGAGCACGTCGTCGCCAACGCCGGAGGGGAGGCAGAGTACGTGCGCCGCATGCACCGCCACGCGCCGACCGAGCACCAGTGCACCTCCACCCTCGTCAAGCACATCAAGGCGCCCGTCCACCTC GTGTGGGAGCTGGTGCGGAGGTTCGACCAGCCGCAGCGGTACAAGCCATTCGTCAGGAACTGCGTCGTGCGCGGGGACCAGCTCGAGGTGGGCAGCCTGCGCGACGTCAACGTCAATCCCGGCCTGCCGGCGACGACCAGCACCGAGCGCCTCGAGCAGCTCGACGACGACCTGCACATACTCGGCGTCAAGTTCGTCGGCGGGGACCACCGCCTCCAG TCCTGA
- the LOC103646020 gene encoding uncharacterized protein isoform X1 translates to MPAIVACEIKAQLVRTAEAARQLALMLEVERPSYQGRNSVYQSSSKMMSAISVAHLGCKDMDAVDVGVVGMVDSQSLSSALEKLYFWERKLYAEVKIVGCGVRSSQNLGYEQPQGNPLTVSCQQPHPRPVLSRTLSPTCGCPSAAKHPAPAVAMSVFFFHSKLLF, encoded by the exons ATGCCCGCGATTGTAGCTTGTGAAATCAAGGCACAGCTTGTCCGCACAGCCGAGGCGGCTAGGCAGCTCGCGCTAATGCTCGAAGTCGAGAGGCCAAGCTACCAAGGCCGCAACTCAGTCTACCAAT CTTCCTCAAAGATGATGTCGGCTATCTCCGTGGCTCATTTGGGGTGCAAAGACATGGACGCCGTGGACGTCGGAGTGGTAGGGATGGTGGACTCGCAGAGCCTATCCTCGGCACTTGAGAAACTCTATTTCTGGGAGAGGAAGCTGTATGCTGAGGTCAAG ATTGTAGGCTGTGGAGTACGGAGTTCACAAAATCTAGGATATGAACAACCTCAGGGTAACCCTCTCACTGTCTCATGCCAGCAGCCGCACCCACGTCCTGTTCTGTCTCGCACGCTCTCGCCAACTTGTGGTTGTCCATCCGCCGCCAAGCACCCGGCCCCAGCAGTCGCAATGTCAGTGTTTTTCTTTCACAGCAAGCTTCTGTTCTGA